Proteins encoded by one window of Vitis vinifera cultivar Pinot Noir 40024 chromosome 10, ASM3070453v1:
- the LOC100258657 gene encoding uncharacterized protein LOC100258657 isoform X3 — translation MVSNLARQNMEGFGNLQFLRNTLLAYLRVRISLGQLFVGRGHKVIEPQICRICTSALSSCDQIMDRVLGLVKKFDKIDGKKVTATANFQKDLCLDSLDRVELVMAFEQEFSVEIPEEEADKLTCCADVARYIVSGAQKKPVEKP, via the exons ATGGTTTCTAACTTGG CACGCCAGAACATGGAAGGCTTTGGGAACCTACAATTCTTAAGGAACACCTTATTGGCATATCTGAGGGTGAGGATCTCTCTGGGTCAATTGTTTGTTGGTAGAGGTCACAAGGTCATTGAGCCACAGATCTGCCGGATATGCACATCAGCACTTAGCAGCTGTGACCAGATAATGGATCGAGTACTTGGACTGGTTAAGAAATTTGATAAAATCGATGGCAAGAAG GTTACCGCAACAGCCAATTTCCAGAAGGACTTATGCCTGGATAGCTTGGACAGGGTGGAGCTTGTTATGGCTTTTGAGCAAGAATTCTCTGTTGAAATTCCCGAAGAGGAAGCAGATAAGCTTACTTGCTGTGCCGATGTCGCAAGGTACATAGTCTCTGGTGCCCAGAAAAAACCTGTGGAGAAGCCCTGA
- the LOC100258657 gene encoding acyl carrier protein 3, mitochondrial isoform X1, producing the protein MGLRRVVSVCSRTLRESDFLSVFVRVGFNEGGFNSMWRISLQLRSSRQNMEGFGNLQFLRNTLLAYLRVRISLGQLFVGRGHKVIEPQICRICTSALSSCDQIMDRVLGLVKKFDKIDGKKVTATANFQKDLCLDSLDRVELVMAFEQEFSVEIPEEEADKLTCCADVARYIVSGAQKKPVEKP; encoded by the exons ATGGGGCTCAGAAGAGTAGTTTCTGTTTGTTCGAGAACGTTGAGGGAGAGTGATTTTCTCTCCGTGTTTGTTAGAGTTGGTTTCAATGAGGGGGGATTTAATTCCATGTGGAGAATTAGTCTCCAACTGAGATCAT CACGCCAGAACATGGAAGGCTTTGGGAACCTACAATTCTTAAGGAACACCTTATTGGCATATCTGAGGGTGAGGATCTCTCTGGGTCAATTGTTTGTTGGTAGAGGTCACAAGGTCATTGAGCCACAGATCTGCCGGATATGCACATCAGCACTTAGCAGCTGTGACCAGATAATGGATCGAGTACTTGGACTGGTTAAGAAATTTGATAAAATCGATGGCAAGAAG GTTACCGCAACAGCCAATTTCCAGAAGGACTTATGCCTGGATAGCTTGGACAGGGTGGAGCTTGTTATGGCTTTTGAGCAAGAATTCTCTGTTGAAATTCCCGAAGAGGAAGCAGATAAGCTTACTTGCTGTGCCGATGTCGCAAGGTACATAGTCTCTGGTGCCCAGAAAAAACCTGTGGAGAAGCCCTGA
- the LOC100258657 gene encoding uncharacterized protein LOC100258657 isoform X2, with amino-acid sequence MVSLHFLVASSFVSRQNMEGFGNLQFLRNTLLAYLRVRISLGQLFVGRGHKVIEPQICRICTSALSSCDQIMDRVLGLVKKFDKIDGKKVTATANFQKDLCLDSLDRVELVMAFEQEFSVEIPEEEADKLTCCADVARYIVSGAQKKPVEKP; translated from the exons ATGGTGAGCCTCCATTTCCTGGTTGCTTCctcatttgttt CACGCCAGAACATGGAAGGCTTTGGGAACCTACAATTCTTAAGGAACACCTTATTGGCATATCTGAGGGTGAGGATCTCTCTGGGTCAATTGTTTGTTGGTAGAGGTCACAAGGTCATTGAGCCACAGATCTGCCGGATATGCACATCAGCACTTAGCAGCTGTGACCAGATAATGGATCGAGTACTTGGACTGGTTAAGAAATTTGATAAAATCGATGGCAAGAAG GTTACCGCAACAGCCAATTTCCAGAAGGACTTATGCCTGGATAGCTTGGACAGGGTGGAGCTTGTTATGGCTTTTGAGCAAGAATTCTCTGTTGAAATTCCCGAAGAGGAAGCAGATAAGCTTACTTGCTGTGCCGATGTCGCAAGGTACATAGTCTCTGGTGCCCAGAAAAAACCTGTGGAGAAGCCCTGA
- the LOC100263809 gene encoding uncharacterized protein LOC100263809: MSYFCVCKYNNLVIMLVFLVFFFGTSGAAGRESLLPELWSREDMVQVAGYGEEKLSTVLVTGTVLCHTCLDKESQNPSLPISGASVSVTCHASGKKRRSTLAQGVTDENGDFIIDLPSELHAVPNLEKTCSVEVHQLPRNSLCQPGFVRKHRGIRLSSVGNGIRTYTARTISFMDPKSKPSPASMKKMAGKDEMSW; this comes from the exons ATGAGCTACTTTTGTGTGTGCAAGTACAATAATCTTGTGATCATGCTAGTATTCTTGGTGTTCTTCTTCGGGACGTCGGGGGCTGCTGGAAGAGAGAGCTTGCTGCCAGAGCTGTGGAGCCGAGAGGACATGGTGCAAGTAGCTGGATATGGAGAGGAGAAGCTCTCAACGGTGCTGGTTACAGGCACTGTTCTTTGTCACACTTGTCTGGATAAAGAGTCTCAGAATCCTTCATTGCCCATCTCAG GTGCTTCAGTATCTGTTACATGCCATGCCAGTGGGAAGAAAAGGAGATCAACTTTGGCACAAGGAGTCACAGATGAAAATGGAGATTTCATCATTGATCTTCCTTCTGAACTTCATGCAGTTCCAAACTTGGAGAAGACATGTTCAGTTGAAGTTCATCAGCTGCCAAGGAACTCGCTCTGCCAACCAGGTTTTGTCAGGAAACACAGAGGAATAAGATTATCATCAGTTGGGAATGGCATACGGACATACACAGCAAGAACGATAAGTTTCATGGACCCGAAATCAAAGCCTTCACCAGCTTCCATGAAGAAGATGGCTGGTAAAGATGAGATGTCATGGTAG
- the LOC100258657 gene encoding uncharacterized protein LOC100258657 isoform X4 has protein sequence MEGFGNLQFLRNTLLAYLRVRISLGQLFVGRGHKVIEPQICRICTSALSSCDQIMDRVLGLVKKFDKIDGKKVTATANFQKDLCLDSLDRVELVMAFEQEFSVEIPEEEADKLTCCADVARYIVSGAQKKPVEKP, from the exons ATGGAAGGCTTTGGGAACCTACAATTCTTAAGGAACACCTTATTGGCATATCTGAGGGTGAGGATCTCTCTGGGTCAATTGTTTGTTGGTAGAGGTCACAAGGTCATTGAGCCACAGATCTGCCGGATATGCACATCAGCACTTAGCAGCTGTGACCAGATAATGGATCGAGTACTTGGACTGGTTAAGAAATTTGATAAAATCGATGGCAAGAAG GTTACCGCAACAGCCAATTTCCAGAAGGACTTATGCCTGGATAGCTTGGACAGGGTGGAGCTTGTTATGGCTTTTGAGCAAGAATTCTCTGTTGAAATTCCCGAAGAGGAAGCAGATAAGCTTACTTGCTGTGCCGATGTCGCAAGGTACATAGTCTCTGGTGCCCAGAAAAAACCTGTGGAGAAGCCCTGA